Proteins encoded in a region of the Esox lucius isolate fEsoLuc1 chromosome 9, fEsoLuc1.pri, whole genome shotgun sequence genome:
- the LOC105005641 gene encoding zinc finger protein 436-like has product MSEPKSLGSGGGVPGQRSSQGCPEMVIVKLEDCGQPLVLNVIVKEEEEERGIWEEEEIKEGVEAGPVKEEVGERLMNEEEEKTPISEEVEVKIVKEEIEERPLEDEEMEEVKVKEEKGNRDTTAADLGEEEGEDYGMANPANGSNPGSDSESSTTASENHEEHKQGTSIQNYHHCVNCFSSFYESELKSHICRPCSDCIGSCIGSTHLLSQQTHNGKNYLCRQFANSFATPRQQRMLTREKLIHCSECGKCFSKAGDLKKHQRTHTGETPYHCDQCKDSFTSLYFLKKHQITHSGEMPYRCSVCGKSFAQSSTLKTHQKTHTGEKPHHCSVCGKYFSQSSTLKTHQKTHTGEKPYHCSQCVKCFINLADLKRHQRTIHLGEKPYHCSQCGKSFSQSSNLKKHQLTHTGEKPYDCSQCWKSFSQAAALKRHQLTHTGEKPYSCSQCGKAFSRLGHVTKHQRTHTIEKPFHCSQCGKSFKHLKEHQKAMHSVVPKS; this is encoded by the exons ATGTCTGAGCCCAAGTCCCTGGGTTCTGGTGGTGGTGTTCCAGGCCAGAGAAGCTCACAGGGGTGTCCAGAGATGGTTATAGTGAAGCTGGAGGACTGCGGTCAACCACTGGTGCTAAATGTGATTgtcaaagaggaagaggaggagagaggaatctGGGAGGAGGAAGAAATTAAAGAGGGGGTGGAGGCAGGTCCAGTCAAAGAAGAAGTGGGAGAGAGACTAAtgaatgaagaggaggagaaaacacCAATCAGTGAAGAGGTAGAAGTGAAGATAGTCAAAGAAGAGATTGAGGAGAGACCATTAGAAGATGAAGAGATGGAAGAAGTAAAAGTCAAAGAAGAGAAAGGGAACAGGGACACAACTGCTGCAGATCtaggggaagaggagggagaggattATGGTATGGCTAATCCAG CTAACGGCTCCAACCCTGGTTCAGACAGTGAGTCCAGTACCACAGCATCAGAAAACCATGAAGAACACAAACAGGGGACCTCAATACAGAATTATCACCACTGCGTGAACTGTTTTAGTAGTTTTTATGAATCAGAGTTGAAAAGTCACATTTGTAGGCCCTGTTCAGATTGCATAGGCAGTTGTATTGGTTCcactcacctcctctctcaACAAACTCACAATGGAAAGAATTATCTGTGTAGACAATTTGCAAATAGCTTTGCCACACCCAGACAACAAAGGATGCTTACAAGGGAGAAGCTGATCCATTGCTCTGAATGTGGGAAGTGCTTCAGTAAGGCAGGAGACCTGAAGAAACACCAGCGAACtcacacaggtgagacaccataCCACTGCGATCAATGTAAGGATAGTTTCACCAGTTTATATTTCCTAAAGAAACACCAGATAACACACTCGGGAGAGATGCCTTACCGCTGCTCTGTTTGCGGTAAAAGTTTCGCTCAGTCATCAACTCTGAAGACCCATCAGAaaactcacacaggagagaagcctcaCCACTGCTCTGTGTGCGGGAAATATTTCAGTCAGTCATCAACTTTAAAGACACACCAGAAaactcacacaggagaaaagcctTACCACTGCTCCCAATGTGTTAAGTGCTTCATTAATTTAGCTGATCTAAAGCGGCACCAGAGGACAATACACCTTGGAGAAAAGCCTTATCATTGTTCTcagtgtgggaagagtttcagtCAGTCATCAAATCTGAAGAAACACCAGTTAACTCATACCGGAGAGAAACCTTATGACTGCTCTCAGTGCTGGAAGAGCTTCAGTCAGGCAGCAGCTCTAAAGAGACACCAGCtaactcacacaggagagaagccttacagCTGCTCTCAGTGTGGGAAAGCATTCAGTCGTTTAGGACATGTAACAAAACACCAGCGTACACACACCATAGAAAAGCCTTTCCACTGCTCTCAGTGTGGGAAGAGCTTTAAACACCTTAAAGAACATCAGAAAGCAATGCACAGTGTAGTTCCCAAAAGTTAA
- the LOC114839840 gene encoding piggyBac transposable element-derived protein 2-like — translation MSVDLVLPVKCFFDNWFTSPELIVELKKMGILTVATINRNRLCGCTLKSDKELSKAGRGAHEVEYEKTSGMSIVKWYDNKAVLLASSFIGPEPVERCRRWSKEKKEYVEVDRPHIVKVYNHNMGGVDLADMFAALYRIDIRPRRWYLRILYYLIDLALVNGWLLYRRHLTQKQEKKYMPLLDFRVQVADALIKVGKQADLNSRKRGRPSLEDDPTSHQAAPPPPPLQRISAPSVDVRLDRCDHFPLHAEKRGRCRLCKNGYTQMACLKCKVLLCFTKDKNCFLEYHTTK, via the coding sequence ATGAGCGTGGACTTGGTGTTGCCGGTGAAGTGCTTCTTCGACAACTGGTTCACTTCCCCTGAACTCATTGTGGAACTGAAGAAAATGGGAATTCTAACAGTTGCTACCATCAATCGTAACCGTCTCTGTGGATGTACCCTCAAGAGTGACAAGGAACTCTCAAAGGCCGGGCGTGGTGCACATGAAGTGGAATACGAAAAGACAAGTGGGATGTCCATCGTGAAGTGGTATGATAACAAGgcagtgttgctggcatcatccTTCATTGGCCCTGAACCTGTTGAGAGATGCAGAAGGTGGTCGAAAGAGAAGAAGGAATATGTGGAAGTGGACAGACCCCACATTGTCAAGGTGTACAACCACAACATGGGAGGAGTCGACTTAGCAGACATGTTTGCAGCTCTCTATCGCATTGACATCCGCCCACGACGTTGGTATCTGCGCATCTTGTACTATTTGATTGACTTAGCACTGGTCAATGGTTGGCTCCTCTATCGCCGTCATCTCACCCAGAAGCAGGAGAAGAAGTATATGCCACTTCTTGACTTCCGTGTTCAAGTTGCAGATGCCCTCATCAAGGTTGGCAAACAGGCTGACTTGAACAGTAGGAAAAGAGGACGACCGTCATTGGAAGATGATCCAACGTCCCATCAAGCtgccccacctccacctccacttCAGAGGATCTCTGCACCATCGGTTGATGTCAGATTAGACCGATGCGATCATTTCCCCCTCCATGCTGAGAAACGTGGACGATGCAGACTGTGCAAGAATGGCTACACACAAATGGCCTGCCTGAAGTGCAAAGTACTTCTGTGCTTTACAAAAGACAAAAACTGTTTCTTGGAGTACCACACGACAAAGTGA